One window of the Fusobacterium animalis 7_1 genome contains the following:
- a CDS encoding class I SAM-dependent methyltransferase encodes MSYQDINASIIDKWIKEEDWEWGKAISHEEYIKALNGNWNVKLTPVKFVPHEWFGDLKGKKLLGLASGGGQQIPVFTALGAECTVLDYSDAQLENEKMVAERENYKINIIKADMSKPLPFEDESFDIIFHPVSNCYIENVEPVFKECYRILKKDGILLCGLSTEINYLVDESEEKIVFSMPFNPLKNKEHKEFLEKFDGGYQFSHTLSEQLGGQLKAGFTLTNIEDDTNGMGRLHEMNISSYIMTRAIK; translated from the coding sequence ATGAGTTACCAAGATATCAATGCTTCAATAATTGATAAATGGATAAAAGAAGAAGATTGGGAATGGGGAAAGGCTATAAGCCATGAAGAATATATCAAGGCTTTAAATGGAAATTGGAATGTAAAACTTACACCAGTAAAATTTGTGCCTCATGAATGGTTTGGAGATTTAAAAGGTAAAAAATTATTAGGGCTTGCTTCTGGTGGAGGACAACAAATTCCTGTATTCACTGCCCTAGGTGCAGAATGTACTGTGCTTGACTATTCAGATGCACAGTTAGAAAATGAAAAAATGGTTGCAGAAAGAGAAAATTATAAAATAAATATAATAAAAGCTGATATGTCAAAGCCTTTACCCTTTGAAGATGAAAGTTTTGATATAATTTTTCATCCTGTAAGTAATTGCTATATTGAAAATGTTGAGCCTGTTTTTAAAGAATGTTATAGAATTTTGAAAAAAGATGGAATTTTACTTTGTGGTTTATCAACAGAAATTAATTATTTAGTAGACGAAAGTGAAGAAAAAATAGTTTTTTCTATGCCATTCAATCCTTTAAAAAATAAAGAGCATAAAGAATTTTTAGAAAAATTTGATGGAGGTTATCAATTTTCACACACTTTAAGTGAACAACTTGGAGGACAATTAAAAGCAGGTTTTACTTTAACAAATATTGAAGATGATACCAATGGAATGGGAAGACTTCATGAGATGAATATATCTTCATATATTATGACTAGGGCAATTAAATAA
- the mnmA gene encoding tRNA 2-thiouridine(34) synthase MnmA, which produces MKKVVIGMSGGVDSSVSAYLLKEQGYEVIGVTLNQHLEENSKDIEDAKKVCDKLEMIHKVVNIRKDFENIVIKYFLDGYKSGKTPSPCVICDDEIKFKILFDIADKYKTEYVATGYYTSVEYSKDFDKYLLKSVHSIIKDQSYMLYRLSPDKLERLIFPLKDYSKQEIREIALKIGLEIHNKKDSQGICFAEEGYKEFLKENLKDEIVRGNYVDKDGNILGEHEGYQLYTIGQRRGLGINLSKPVFITEIRPLTNEIVLGEFSELFTDKVELMNSKFSVEYEKLENLELLARPRFSSTGFYGKLIKDKNKIYFKYNEENAHNAKGQHIVFFYDGFVVGGGEIK; this is translated from the coding sequence ATGAAAAAAGTTGTAATTGGTATGAGTGGTGGAGTTGATTCATCTGTTTCTGCTTATCTTTTAAAAGAACAAGGTTATGAGGTTATAGGAGTAACTTTAAATCAACATTTAGAGGAAAATTCAAAAGATATTGAAGATGCAAAAAAAGTTTGTGATAAGTTAGAAATGATCCACAAAGTTGTAAATATTAGAAAAGATTTTGAAAATATAGTTATAAAATATTTTTTAGATGGATATAAGTCGGGAAAAACTCCCTCTCCATGTGTTATTTGTGATGATGAGATAAAATTTAAAATTCTATTTGATATTGCAGATAAATACAAGACAGAATATGTGGCAACTGGGTATTATACTTCTGTTGAGTATTCAAAAGATTTTGATAAGTATTTATTAAAATCTGTCCATTCTATAATAAAAGATCAGTCCTATATGCTATATAGATTATCTCCTGATAAATTGGAAAGATTGATTTTTCCTTTAAAAGATTATTCAAAACAAGAAATTAGAGAGATAGCCTTAAAAATTGGTTTAGAAATACATAATAAAAAAGATAGTCAAGGTATATGTTTTGCAGAAGAAGGCTATAAAGAGTTTTTAAAAGAAAATTTAAAAGATGAAATAGTAAGAGGAAACTATGTTGATAAAGATGGAAATATTTTAGGAGAACATGAGGGCTATCAACTCTATACAATAGGACAGAGGAGAGGTTTAGGAATAAATTTATCAAAACCAGTTTTTATAACAGAAATAAGACCTCTAACTAATGAAATAGTTTTAGGAGAATTTTCAGAGCTCTTTACTGATAAAGTGGAATTAATGAATTCTAAATTTTCTGTTGAATATGAAAAATTAGAAAATTTAGAATTATTAGCAAGACCTAGATTTTCAAGCACAGGTTTCTATGGGAAATTAATTAAAGATAAGAATAAAATTTATTTTAAATACAATGAAGAGAATGCACATAATGCAAAGGGACAACATATAGTATTTTTTTATGATGGATTTGTTGTAGGAGGAGGAGAAATAAAATGA
- a CDS encoding biotin--[acetyl-CoA-carboxylase] ligase codes for MKFLKFDEIDSTNNYMKENIVFFENYDIVSVKTQTSGRGRRGNTWLSLEGMALFSFLLKPEKEFSIVEATKLPLLAGISTLSALKKIKDGDYSFKWTNDVFFYGKKLCGILVERVKNDFVVGIGINVANKIPNDIKNIAISMESDYDIDKLILKVVEEFSIYYKRFSEGKWQEIITEINSYNFLKNKNIKVHIRDKIFEGIAKNIVEDGRLEIEMNGEIKLFSIGEIKIEKDYY; via the coding sequence ATGAAATTTTTAAAATTTGATGAGATAGATTCAACTAATAACTATATGAAAGAGAATATAGTTTTTTTTGAAAACTATGATATAGTATCAGTTAAAACTCAAACTTCTGGTAGAGGTAGAAGAGGAAATACTTGGTTATCACTGGAGGGAATGGCACTTTTTAGTTTTTTATTAAAACCAGAAAAAGAATTCTCAATAGTTGAGGCAACAAAATTACCACTTTTGGCAGGAATTTCAACTCTATCAGCTTTAAAAAAGATAAAAGATGGTGACTATTCTTTTAAATGGACTAATGATGTCTTTTTTTATGGTAAAAAGTTATGTGGAATTTTAGTAGAAAGAGTAAAAAATGATTTTGTTGTAGGTATAGGAATAAATGTAGCAAATAAAATACCTAATGATATTAAAAATATTGCTATTTCAATGGAAAGTGATTATGATATAGATAAATTAATATTAAAAGTTGTAGAGGAATTTTCAATATATTATAAAAGATTTTCAGAAGGAAAATGGCAAGAGATTATAACAGAAATTAATAGCTATAATTTTTTAAAAAATAAAAATATTAAAGTCCACATAAGAGATAAAATTTTTGAAGGAATAGCAAAAAATATAGTTGAAGATGGAAGATTAGAAATAGAAATGAATGGAGAAATAAAACTATTTAGCATTGGAGAAATAAAAATAGAAAAGGATTATTATTAA
- a CDS encoding AlwI family type II restriction endonuclease yields the protein MKELKYKSFCWVIGTTSFRTAKLNLKIEQQLRLLDEFHKTIKPWEWNNNTQEKYYDFMKNKKFVSGDASRKDKDAREKTSGLVDIGLITENRLLTEVGKKLLEITDKVEISKNNIFNIEDDSYIYLKQLLKTSINVDNNFIKPYIVLVYCLEELGYITYDEFTYFIPLITDKESLNEIIENIRRYRKNELKKEDVIYQKLISMANYIDAKKEFLDNEVTEDLVCLIGMNRKSKTYDKIFFQLYKLLKAIFIDKNNQDYLKTFEIINKITGKSSIHWKKLVFNTNKKESIKKNKENSIIKNCPFYNCKNEKDFKETFFKYFHTFKAMATLEDYFDLNRRYLALTETFIFEDSIIKLDVFPKYYFKEIISNLIDEAFVEAKNLKENIEIDKISDSLKIDLNRIYSNLSKDLNVKINNPNEASKYIQDERYKRFNLLIKNKFTDEILLKLLEYFEKREDKEIEKLVTDEATIPTIFEYILGIIWYKVSEFKGDILKYMKLSLEANLLPKTHASGGYADIIYEYDENKNYPKHSLLIEATLSDGSNQRKMEMEPVSRHLGDYRIKSDNNYDYSIFITTFLEQNIITDFRFRKIMPYEKNNKIVEGMKIIPIDTNFLKEIIKNKITYNNLYSDFEEHYQKELGDRNWYKNMVEEINKKYKNI from the coding sequence ATGAAAGAGTTGAAATATAAAAGTTTTTGTTGGGTAATAGGAACTACAAGTTTTCGTACAGCAAAATTAAATTTAAAAATAGAACAACAACTAAGATTATTAGATGAATTTCATAAAACTATAAAACCTTGGGAATGGAATAATAATACACAAGAGAAATACTATGATTTTATGAAAAATAAAAAATTTGTCAGTGGAGATGCTAGTAGAAAAGATAAAGATGCCAGGGAAAAAACTTCTGGTCTAGTTGATATTGGACTTATTACAGAAAACAGACTTTTAACAGAAGTAGGTAAAAAATTGCTAGAAATTACAGATAAAGTAGAAATATCAAAAAATAATATATTTAATATAGAAGATGACAGCTATATTTATCTTAAACAACTTTTAAAGACCTCAATAAATGTTGATAATAATTTTATAAAACCTTATATAGTCCTAGTTTACTGCCTTGAAGAATTAGGATATATAACTTATGATGAATTTACCTATTTTATTCCTTTGATTACAGATAAAGAAAGTTTAAATGAAATTATTGAAAACATTAGAAGATATAGAAAAAATGAATTGAAAAAAGAAGATGTAATATATCAAAAATTAATCTCTATGGCTAATTATATAGATGCAAAAAAAGAATTTTTAGATAATGAAGTTACAGAAGATTTAGTTTGTTTGATAGGAATGAATAGAAAAAGTAAAACTTATGATAAGATATTTTTTCAACTATATAAATTACTAAAAGCTATTTTTATAGATAAAAATAATCAAGATTATTTAAAAACCTTTGAAATCATTAATAAAATTACAGGAAAATCATCAATACATTGGAAAAAATTAGTTTTCAACACTAATAAGAAAGAAAGTATAAAAAAGAATAAAGAGAATTCTATTATTAAAAATTGCCCTTTTTATAATTGCAAAAATGAAAAAGATTTTAAAGAAACATTTTTTAAATATTTTCATACTTTTAAAGCTATGGCAACACTTGAAGACTATTTTGATTTGAATAGAAGATACCTAGCTTTAACAGAGACTTTTATTTTTGAAGATAGCATAATAAAATTAGATGTATTTCCTAAATATTATTTTAAAGAAATCATTTCAAATTTAATAGATGAAGCTTTTGTTGAAGCTAAGAACTTAAAAGAAAATATTGAAATAGATAAAATTTCAGATAGTTTAAAAATTGATTTAAATAGAATTTATTCTAATTTAAGTAAAGACTTGAATGTAAAAATTAATAATCCTAATGAAGCAAGTAAATATATTCAAGATGAAAGATATAAAAGATTTAATCTATTGATAAAGAATAAATTCACTGATGAAATATTATTGAAACTTTTAGAATATTTTGAAAAAAGAGAAGATAAAGAAATAGAAAAACTTGTAACAGATGAAGCAACTATCCCCACAATTTTTGAATATATTTTAGGAATAATTTGGTATAAGGTAAGTGAGTTTAAAGGAGATATTTTAAAATATATGAAATTATCATTAGAGGCAAATTTACTCCCAAAAACTCATGCAAGTGGTGGTTATGCTGATATAATATATGAATATGATGAAAATAAAAATTACCCAAAACATTCCTTATTAATAGAGGCTACATTATCTGATGGTTCTAATCAAAGAAAAATGGAGATGGAACCTGTATCAAGGCATTTAGGAGATTATAGAATAAAATCTGACAATAACTATGATTATTCTATATTTATAACAACTTTTTTAGAACAAAATATAATAACAGATTTTAGATTTAGAAAGATTATGCCTTATGAAAAAAATAATAAAATAGTAGAAGGAATGAAAATAATTCCTATAGATACAAATTTTTTAAAAGAAATAATTAAAAATAAAATAACTTATAACAATTTATATTCAGATTTTGAAGAACATTATCAAAAAGAACTTGGAGATAGAAACTGGTATAAAAATATGGTAGAAGAAATAAATAAGAAGTATAAAAATATATAG
- a CDS encoding Dam family site-specific DNA-(adenine-N6)-methyltransferase encodes MENLKLFLDDETKKENKIEKLIKEFDLKRFFINNRRYLGNKYSLTNFIKRIVEENCKNINIVADVFSGTGSVSEIFKDKQLITNDLLYCNYISNYAWFSSEDYSEEKIINIVYEYNKIKTSENNYVRENFADTFFSANDCSKIGYIREDIEKKYNNKEINYKEYCILITILLYAMDRIANTVGHYDAYRKNIEFDKELYLGIMLPDKNLNKNNSCYNEDATSLVKNIDCDLLYLDPPYNSRQYSDAYHLLENIARWQKPEVFGVARKMNRETIKSSYCTIEATQKFKELIENTNAKYILLSYNNMSEKGDDRSNAKISDKDILEILENKGKVKIFEEEYKMFSTGKSNVKDNKERLFLCEVEENKIVSSPFNYTGGKYKLLGQLQKLFKEEEVFLDIFTGGGNVGINSKSSKIIFNDVNDKIISLIEYIKNNDIEELLEKIDKVIADYKLSNTAVYGYEHYSCNSSEGLANYNREAFLKLREDYNKKLKDGKVDYILLYVLIIFSFNNQVRFNSKGEFNLPVGKRDFNSKMRNKLILFAEKLKKKDIEFYSKDFRDIDINKISKNTFIYCDPPYLITTAGYNENGMWTDKEEKDLLNFLKELDKKGFKFALSNVLESKNRENKILKNWILENNFYCNYLKKDYSNSNYQRKEKDSVSLEVLVTNYNAEEI; translated from the coding sequence ATGGAAAATTTAAAATTATTTTTAGATGACGAAACTAAAAAAGAGAATAAAATTGAAAAATTAATAAAAGAATTTGATTTAAAAAGATTTTTCATAAATAATAGAAGATATTTAGGCAATAAATATTCTTTAACTAATTTTATAAAAAGAATAGTTGAAGAAAACTGTAAAAATATTAATATTGTTGCTGATGTATTTAGTGGAACAGGTTCTGTTTCAGAAATTTTTAAAGACAAGCAATTAATAACTAATGATTTATTGTATTGTAACTATATATCTAATTATGCTTGGTTTTCCAGTGAAGATTATTCAGAAGAAAAAATAATAAATATAGTTTATGAATATAATAAGATTAAGACTTCTGAAAATAACTATGTTAGAGAAAATTTTGCAGATACATTTTTTTCAGCAAATGATTGCAGTAAAATTGGTTACATAAGAGAAGATATAGAAAAAAAATATAATAACAAAGAAATAAATTACAAAGAATATTGTATTTTGATAACAATCTTACTTTATGCAATGGATAGGATAGCTAATACTGTTGGACACTATGATGCATATAGAAAAAATATAGAATTTGATAAAGAGTTATATTTAGGAATAATGTTGCCTGATAAAAACTTGAATAAAAATAATAGTTGCTATAATGAAGATGCAACAAGTTTAGTAAAAAATATAGATTGTGATTTACTTTATTTAGACCCTCCATATAATTCAAGACAATATTCAGATGCCTATCATTTATTAGAAAATATTGCTAGATGGCAAAAGCCAGAAGTCTTTGGTGTTGCTAGAAAAATGAATAGAGAAACAATTAAGAGTAGCTATTGCACTATTGAAGCCACTCAAAAATTCAAAGAATTAATTGAAAATACAAATGCTAAATATATCTTACTTTCCTATAATAATATGTCTGAAAAAGGTGATGATAGGTCAAATGCAAAAATCTCTGATAAAGATATTTTAGAAATTTTAGAAAATAAAGGTAAAGTAAAAATTTTTGAAGAGGAGTATAAAATGTTCTCAACAGGTAAATCAAATGTAAAAGATAATAAAGAAAGATTGTTTTTATGTGAAGTTGAAGAAAATAAAATAGTTTCCTCGCCTTTTAATTATACTGGTGGGAAATATAAGTTATTAGGGCAACTTCAAAAACTATTTAAGGAAGAAGAAGTTTTTTTGGATATTTTTACAGGTGGTGGAAATGTTGGGATTAATTCAAAATCTTCAAAAATAATTTTTAATGATGTAAATGATAAAATAATATCTTTGATAGAATATATTAAAAATAATGATATAGAAGAATTACTAGAAAAGATAGATAAAGTTATAGCTGATTACAAGTTATCAAATACAGCAGTTTATGGATATGAACACTATTCTTGTAACAGCAGTGAAGGTTTAGCAAACTATAATAGAGAAGCTTTTTTGAAACTAAGAGAAGATTATAATAAAAAGCTAAAAGATGGAAAAGTTGACTATATTCTTTTATATGTGCTAATTATTTTTTCTTTTAATAATCAAGTTCGTTTTAATAGTAAGGGCGAATTTAATCTTCCAGTTGGAAAAAGAGATTTTAATTCAAAAATGAGAAATAAATTAATTTTATTTGCAGAAAAATTAAAGAAAAAAGATATAGAGTTTTATTCAAAGGATTTTAGAGATATTGATATAAATAAAATTTCTAAAAATACTTTTATTTATTGTGATCCTCCTTATTTAATTACTACTGCTGGGTATAATGAAAATGGAATGTGGACAGATAAAGAAGAAAAAGATTTACTCAATTTTCTAAAAGAATTGGATAAAAAGGGGTTTAAGTTTGCTTTATCTAATGTTTTAGAAAGTAAAAATAGAGAAAATAAAATTTTAAAAAATTGGATTTTAGAAAATAATTTTTATTGTAACTATTTAAAAAAAGATTATTCAAATAGTAATTATCAAAGAAAAGAAAAAGATAGTGTTTCACTTGAAGTTTTAGTAACTAACTATAATGCTGAGGAGATATAA
- a CDS encoding ArsB/NhaD family transporter translates to MLLILGILIFIIVFYCIITEKVPSAYATMLGALAMAFLGIVNEEEILETIHSRLEILLLLIGMMIIVSLISETGVFQWFAIKVVKIVRGDSLKLLILLSLVTATCSAFLDNVTTILLMAPVSILLAKQLELDPFPFVMTEVLSSDIGGMATLIGDPTQLIIGSEGKLNFNEFLFNTAPMTVIALIILLTIVYFTNIRKMKVPNRLRAQIMELESERILKDKKLLKQSMIILTAVIIGFVLNNFVNKGLSVISLSGGIFLAFLTEREPKKIFGGVEWDTLFFFIGLFIMIKGIENLGVIKFIGDKIIEISTGNFKVATISIMWLSSMFTSIFGNVANAATFSKIIKTVIPGFQNVANTKVFWWALSFGSCLGGSITMIGSATNVVAVSASAKAGCKIDFIKFFKFGAKIAILNLIAASVYMYLRYL, encoded by the coding sequence ATGTTATTAATTTTAGGAATACTTATTTTTATTATAGTTTTTTACTGCATAATTACAGAAAAAGTTCCTTCTGCCTATGCAACTATGCTTGGAGCATTGGCAATGGCTTTTTTAGGGATAGTGAATGAAGAAGAAATTTTAGAAACAATACATAGTAGATTAGAAATATTGCTTTTACTAATTGGAATGATGATAATAGTATCTTTGATATCGGAAACGGGAGTATTCCAGTGGTTTGCAATTAAAGTTGTAAAAATAGTAAGAGGAGATTCTTTAAAACTGTTAATATTACTTTCACTTGTAACAGCGACTTGTTCAGCCTTTTTAGATAATGTTACAACAATTTTACTTATGGCACCAGTATCAATATTGTTGGCTAAACAATTAGAATTAGATCCTTTTCCCTTTGTTATGACAGAAGTTTTATCATCAGATATAGGAGGAATGGCAACTTTAATAGGAGACCCTACTCAACTTATCATAGGTAGTGAAGGAAAATTAAATTTTAATGAATTCTTATTTAATACTGCACCTATGACTGTAATAGCGTTGATAATATTATTAACTATTGTATATTTTACAAATATAAGGAAGATGAAAGTTCCAAATAGACTAAGAGCACAGATTATGGAATTGGAATCTGAAAGAATATTAAAAGACAAGAAACTATTAAAACAATCTATGATAATTCTTACTGCTGTAATAATAGGTTTTGTGTTAAATAATTTTGTAAATAAAGGTCTGTCGGTAATTTCTTTAAGTGGTGGAATATTCTTAGCATTTTTGACAGAAAGAGAGCCTAAAAAGATTTTTGGTGGTGTTGAATGGGATACACTATTCTTCTTTATTGGACTTTTTATTATGATTAAAGGAATAGAAAATTTAGGAGTAATTAAATTTATAGGGGATAAGATAATTGAAATATCAACAGGGAATTTCAAAGTAGCTACAATTTCAATAATGTGGCTATCATCAATGTTTACCTCTATATTTGGAAATGTTGCCAATGCTGCAACTTTCTCAAAAATTATTAAAACTGTTATTCCAGGCTTCCAAAATGTAGCAAATACAAAAGTATTTTGGTGGGCTTTATCTTTTGGTTCTTGTTTAGGTGGAAGCATTACAATGATAGGTTCTGCAACAAATGTTGTGGCAGTGTCAGCTTCTGCAAAGGCAGGATGTAAAATTGATTTTATAAAATTTTTTAAATTTGGAGCTAAGATAGCAATTTTAAATCTGATAGCTGCAAGTGTGTACATGTATTTAAGATATCTATAA
- a CDS encoding ArsB/NhaD family transporter: protein MLYIGILIFIVVFYCIITEKVPSSWATMGGGLLMTLIGITSQDEVLETIYDRLEVLFLLVGMMMIVLLVSETGVFQWFAIKVAQLVRGEPFKLIILLAVVTALCSAFLDNVTTILLMAPVSILLAKQLKLDPFPFVITEVMSANIGGLATLIGDPTQLIIGAEGKLTFNEFLSNTAPMAILSMLSLLTTVYFMYAKNMKVSNELKAKIMELDSSRSLKDIKLLKQSMIIFSLVIIGFILNNFVDKGLAMIALSGAVFLSLLAKKSPKEMFEGVEWETLFFFIGLFMMIKGIENLDIIKFIGDKMINLTEGHFGAAVFSTMWISAAFTSIIGNVANAATFSKILKIMIPTFSGVAGVKALWWALSFGSCLGGNLSLLGSATNVVAVGAADKAGCKINFVQFLKFGGIIAIENLIIASIYIYFRYL, encoded by the coding sequence ATGTTATATATAGGAATTTTAATATTTATAGTGGTATTCTACTGTATAATTACAGAGAAAGTACCAAGTTCTTGGGCAACGATGGGTGGAGGCTTGTTGATGACCTTGATAGGAATAACAAGCCAAGATGAAGTTCTTGAAACAATATACGATAGATTAGAGGTTTTATTTCTACTTGTTGGAATGATGATGATAGTTCTTCTTGTTTCTGAAACAGGAGTGTTCCAATGGTTTGCAATCAAGGTTGCACAATTGGTAAGAGGAGAACCATTTAAGTTAATTATACTTTTGGCTGTGGTTACAGCATTATGTTCTGCATTTTTAGATAATGTTACAACAATTTTACTTATGGCACCAGTATCTATATTACTTGCCAAACAGTTAAAATTAGATCCTTTCCCTTTTGTCATAACAGAAGTTATGTCAGCAAATATAGGTGGACTTGCAACATTGATTGGGGATCCAACTCAACTTATTATAGGAGCAGAAGGAAAATTAACTTTTAATGAATTTTTATCTAATACAGCTCCAATGGCGATACTTTCTATGCTTTCCCTTTTGACAACAGTTTACTTTATGTATGCAAAAAATATGAAAGTGTCTAATGAATTAAAAGCTAAGATTATGGAATTGGATTCTAGTAGATCATTAAAAGACATAAAACTTTTAAAACAGTCAATGATAATATTTTCATTGGTTATAATAGGTTTTATTTTAAATAACTTTGTAGATAAAGGACTTGCTATGATTGCATTATCTGGTGCAGTGTTTTTATCACTTCTTGCAAAGAAAAGTCCTAAGGAAATGTTTGAAGGAGTTGAATGGGAAACTCTATTTTTCTTCATAGGGCTATTTATGATGATAAAAGGAATAGAAAATCTTGATATTATTAAATTTATTGGAGATAAAATGATAAATTTAACTGAAGGACATTTTGGAGCAGCAGTATTTTCAACAATGTGGATTTCAGCAGCCTTTACTTCTATAATTGGAAATGTTGCTAATGCTGCTACATTTTCAAAAATTCTTAAAATTATGATACCAACTTTTTCAGGAGTAGCAGGAGTAAAAGCACTTTGGTGGGCCTTATCTTTTGGTTCTTGTTTAGGTGGAAATTTAAGTTTGCTTGGTTCTGCAACAAATGTTGTAGCAGTAGGAGCAGCAGACAAAGCGGGATGTAAAATTAATTTTGTACAATTTTTAAAATTTGGTGGAATTATTGCCATAGAAAATTTAATTATAGCTTCAATATATATTTATTTCAGATATTTGTAA
- a CDS encoding PTS sugar transporter subunit IIA, with translation MKFSSYLNPDYIFPCLEVNSKEEIIRTIVDKVAEDNKMVSEQKNEIIKNILKREEEISTCIGNGIFLPHTRMIDFSDFIIAVATIKNKLEGEIGGTNQTDDIKVVFLIISDVLKNKNLLKAMSAISKIALKNPEIIEKIKTATHSRQILELLSANDIEIEHKIIAEDVLSPEIKPAKENDTLEEIAKRLILEQKSALPVLTENGILLGEITERELIGFGMPKHLSLMSDLNFLTVGEPFEEYLLNESTMTIKDIYRKDIKHLLIDKDTPIMEICFKMVYKGMHRLYVVNPKDNKYLGIINRSDIIKKVLHI, from the coding sequence ATGAAATTTTCAAGTTACTTAAATCCAGATTATATATTTCCTTGTTTAGAAGTAAATTCTAAGGAAGAAATAATTAGAACAATTGTTGACAAAGTGGCAGAAGATAATAAGATGGTTTCTGAACAAAAAAATGAAATTATCAAAAATATTTTAAAAAGAGAAGAAGAAATTTCTACTTGTATAGGTAATGGAATTTTTTTACCTCATACAAGAATGATAGATTTTTCAGATTTTATTATAGCAGTTGCTACTATTAAAAATAAATTAGAAGGTGAAATTGGGGGAACAAACCAAACTGATGATATAAAGGTTGTATTTTTAATAATTTCAGATGTTTTAAAAAATAAAAATTTATTAAAAGCTATGAGTGCAATTTCAAAGATAGCTTTAAAAAATCCTGAAATTATAGAAAAGATTAAAACAGCAACTCATTCAAGACAAATACTTGAATTACTATCTGCTAATGATATAGAAATAGAACATAAAATCATAGCAGAAGATGTTTTAAGCCCAGAAATAAAACCAGCAAAAGAAAATGATACTTTGGAAGAAATAGCTAAAAGACTGATACTAGAACAAAAATCAGCACTGCCTGTATTAACAGAAAATGGTATTCTTTTAGGAGAAATAACAGAAAGGGAGTTAATAGGTTTTGGTATGCCTAAACATCTTTCTCTTATGAGTGATTTGAACTTCTTGACAGTAGGAGAACCCTTTGAAGAATATTTACTTAATGAAAGTACAATGACAATAAAAGATATTTATAGAAAAGATATAAAACATTTATTGATAGACAAGGATACACCTATAATGGAAATCTGCTTTAAAATGGTTTATAAAGGAATGCACAGATTATATGTTGTAAATCCAAAAGATAATAAATATCTTGGAATTATAAATAGGTCAGATATTATTAAGAAAGTATTGCACATTTAA